CGCGCTCGCGATGGTCATCGTCCTCAACTTCGTCTTCTGAGAGGGAGCGCCATGTCCACCACGACGTCCGAGACCGACGGCAAGCCCAAGAAGAAGGCCGGCCTCTTCGACATCCGCAACATCATCGGCGCCCTGCTGGCGCTGTACGGCGTGATCCTCGCGCTCGCCGGACTGCTCGGCGAGCACGAGCCGGAGAAGACCGGCGGGATCAACGCCAACCTCTGGACGGGCCTCGCCCTGCTGGCGGTGGGACTGGGCTTCCTGGCGTGGGCGCGTCTGCGGCCCATCGTCGTGCCGGCCGACGTCGACCGGCCGGACGACGATCCGACCCGCCCGGCGCCACAGCGGAAGCGCCCCCCAGCGCACTGACGCGGGTCTAGGGTCGGCGCATGGAGAGCCTGGCGCCCGGACTCGACCGCCTCGTGGGAGGGCTCACGAGCGAGCTCGACGCGCGGCTCGCGGACGCCGACGCCGCGCTGGCGAGGCACTACCCGGGCGAGCGCGCGGGACGCCAGCCGGTGCACACCGTCTACGTGCCGGCCGACCGCTTCCACGCCGGTCTGGTCGCCGAGCACGGCGCCGCGTCGCTGCGCGCGGTCGACGCCCACGAGGACCGGTTGCTGGCCCTCGTCGACGGCGACGCCGACCTGGTGGCGCGGGTGCGCGACAAGCTCGCCCGCGAGCCCGTCGAGGACCTCCGGATCGACCTCGAGGACGGCTACGGCACCCGCCCCGACGCCGAGGAGGACGCCGACGTCCGCCGCGCGGCCGACGAGCTGCGCGCGGCGCTCGACACGGGCTCCGCCGCGCCGTTCTCCGGCATCAGGTTCAAGGGCTTCGAGGCCCCCACCCGCAGCCGCGGGGTGCGCACGCTCGCGCTGTTCGTGTCCCGCCTCGTCGAGGACGGCCCGCTGCCCGACACGTTCGTCGTCACGCTCCCCAAGGTGACCGCGGTCGAGCAGGTGGAGGCGCTCGTGCACGCTGCCGGCCGGCTCGAGTCGGGCCTCGGCCTGGCCGACGGGGCGCTGCGCTTCGAGATCCAGGTGGAGACGCCGCAGTCGATCCTGGGGCCCGACGGTGGCGCGCTGGTGGCGCGGATGGTGCACGCCTCGGCGGGGCGCTGCACCGGGCTGCACTACGGCACCTACGACTACTCCGCGGCGTGCGGCATCGCGGCGGCCCACCAGAGCCTGGAGCACCCGGTGGCCGACCACGCCAAGGCGGTGATGCAGGCCGCGGCGGCCGGCACCGGCGTACGCCTCTCCGACGGCTCCACCAACGTGCTGCCGGTCGGTGGGCCGGACGAGGTCGCCGCCGCCTGGGCCACCCACCTGCGGCTCGTGCGCCGCTCGCTGGCGCGCGGCTACTACCAGGGGTGGGACCTCCACCCGGCCCAGCTGCCGACGCGGTTCGCGGCGACGTTCGGGTTCTACCGCGACGGCCTGGCCGCCGCGGCGAGCAGGCTGCGCAGCTACGTCGAGCGCCGCGACTCCGGGGTCCTGGACGAGCCGGCCACCGCCCGCGCCCTCGCCGACTTCCTGCTGCGCGGAGTCGACTGCGGCGCGCTGTCGGCCGAGGAGGTGGGCGCGGGCACCGGCCTGGCCGCCGACCGGCTCGCGGGGCTGGCGCACCGTGCCGTGGAGGGCCGCGCGTGACGGCGACGACGAGATCACAGGGAGCAGGAGCCGGAATGGGAATCGTGCTGGGACCGAACCGCTACGGCAAGGCCGAGTCGCGGGTGGTGCGGATCGTGCGCGACACGCCGCGCCACGAGATCCGCGACCTCACCGTGTCGACGTCGCTCCACGGTGACTTCGCGGCCGCGCACACCGACGGCGACCAGTCGCAGGTGCTGCCGACCGACACGCAGAAGAACACCGCGTTCGCCCTCGCCAAGCGCCACGGCGTGTCGTCGCCCGAGGACTACGCGATCGCGCTCGGCGCCCGACTGCTCGAGGCCACCCCGGCCGCGGAGGGGGCGGTCGTGCAGGTCGAGGAGCACGCCTGGGACCGGATCCCCGTCGACGGTCACGGCCACGACCACGCGTTCGTGCGGCGCGGCGGCGAGGTGCGCACCGTCGTGGTCGAGCAGTCGCCGGCCGGCCCGACGGTGACGTCCGGGCTGAAGGACCTGGTGGTGCTCAAGTCGACCGGCTCGGAGTTCAAGGGCTTCCTCCGCGACGACTACACGACGCTGCCCGACGCCGACGACCGGATCCTCGCCACGGCCCTGCGTGCCCAGTGGCGCTACCGCGACGGCGCGCAGGTCGACTGGAACGCGGCCCACGACGCGGTGCGTGCGCTGCTGCTGTCGACCTTCGCGACGACCTACAGCCGCGCGCTGCAGGAGACCCTCTACGCCATGGGACGCGCCGTGCTCGAGGCCCACGAGGAGATCGCCGCGATCGCGTTCGCGGCGCCCAACAAGCACCACTTCCTCGTCGACCTCGAGCCCTTCGGGCTCGACAACCCGGGCGAGGTCTTCCACGCGGCCGACCGCCCCTACGGGCTCATCGAGGCCACGGTCGTGCGGGAGGGGGCGTGAGGGACCTCGACGCGTTCAACGCCGCGGGGCGGGAGGACGCCCGGGCGGTGCTGCTCACCTGCCTCGACGCCCCGGGCTGGGTCGACCGCGTGCTGGCCGGGCGGCCCTACGCCGACCTCGGCGAGGTGGAGGCGGCGCTGCTCGCCGCGTCGGCGACGATCGACGACGCCGACCTCGTCGCCGCACTCGCCCGCCACCCGCGGATCGGCGAGCGCGCCGACGCCGACCGGCACGACGCGGAGCACTCCGCCCGCGAGCAGTCGGGCGTCGACCACGCCGACGCCGACCTCGCCCGCCGCCTGGAGGAGGGCAACCGCGCCTACGAGCAGCGGTTCGGCCGGGTCTTCATCGTGCGCGCGGCCGGCCGCAGCGGGCCCGAGATCCTGGAGCACCTGCGGCAGCGCCTCGACAACAGCGACGAGCTCGAGCGCGCCGCGACCGTCGACCAGCTGACCCAGATCGCGGTCCTGCGCCTGCGGGAGCAGCTGGCAGGGACGGTGGCGTGATGGCGTCGTTGAGCACCCACGTCCTCGACACCTCCGCCGGCCGCCCGGCCGCGGGCGTCCGCGTCACGCTGGAGACGGTCGACGGCACGGTCCTCGCGTCGGCCGTGACCGACGCCGACGGACGCGTCGGGGAGCTGGCCAGCGACGTGCCCCGGGGCGAGGCCCGGATCCGCTTCGCCACCGGCGCCTGGTTCGCTGCGGCGGGCGTCGAGGCGTTCTACCCCGAGGTCGCGGTGACCTTCGCCGTCGGCGCCGACGAGCACTACCACGTCCCGCTCCTGCTCAACCCCTACGGCTACTCCACCTACCGTGGCAGCTGAGCTGCTGGTGCGCGCCCGGCGAGCGGTGGTCGGGCGCGTCGAGCGGTCGGCCTCCGTACGCGTCCGCGACGGGGTCATCGTCGGCGTCGCGGCCCTCGACGCCGACGCCGCGGGCGCCACCGAGGTCGTGCTTGACGCGGACGAGGTGCTGCTGCCCGGTCTGGTGGACACCCACGTCCACGTCAACGAGCCGGGCCGCACCGAGTGGGAGGGCTTCGCCAGCGCCACCCGCGCGGCGGCGGCCGGGGGAGTCACCACCATCGTCGACATGCCGCTCAACAGCGTCCCGCCGACCACGACCCTCGCGGCCCTGGAGGCCAAGCGAGCGGTCGCGACCGGGCAGGCGTGGGTGGACGTCGGCTTCTGGGGCGGTGCGGTGCCGGGCAACGTCGCCGACCTGGCCCCGATGCACGAGGCCGGGGTGTTCGGCTTCAAGTGCTTCCTGCTCGACTCGGGGGTCGAGGAGTTCGGCCACCTCTCGCCCGCCGAGCTGGCGGCCGCGATGGGCGAGTCCGCGCGCCTCGGCTCGCTGCTGGTGGTCCACGCCGAGGACGCCGACGAGGTGGGCGAGTGCGCGCACGGCACCACCTACCGCGGCTTCCTGGAGAGCCGGCCCGACGCGGCGGAGGAGCGCGCGGTCGCGCTCGTC
The sequence above is drawn from the Nocardioides sp. zg-1228 genome and encodes:
- a CDS encoding aldolase: MESLAPGLDRLVGGLTSELDARLADADAALARHYPGERAGRQPVHTVYVPADRFHAGLVAEHGAASLRAVDAHEDRLLALVDGDADLVARVRDKLAREPVEDLRIDLEDGYGTRPDAEEDADVRRAADELRAALDTGSAAPFSGIRFKGFEAPTRSRGVRTLALFVSRLVEDGPLPDTFVVTLPKVTAVEQVEALVHAAGRLESGLGLADGALRFEIQVETPQSILGPDGGALVARMVHASAGRCTGLHYGTYDYSAACGIAAAHQSLEHPVADHAKAVMQAAAAGTGVRLSDGSTNVLPVGGPDEVAAAWATHLRLVRRSLARGYYQGWDLHPAQLPTRFAATFGFYRDGLAAAASRLRSYVERRDSGVLDEPATARALADFLLRGVDCGALSAEEVGAGTGLAADRLAGLAHRAVEGRA
- the pucL gene encoding factor-independent urate hydroxylase, with protein sequence MGIVLGPNRYGKAESRVVRIVRDTPRHEIRDLTVSTSLHGDFAAAHTDGDQSQVLPTDTQKNTAFALAKRHGVSSPEDYAIALGARLLEATPAAEGAVVQVEEHAWDRIPVDGHGHDHAFVRRGGEVRTVVVEQSPAGPTVTSGLKDLVVLKSTGSEFKGFLRDDYTTLPDADDRILATALRAQWRYRDGAQVDWNAAHDAVRALLLSTFATTYSRALQETLYAMGRAVLEAHEEIAAIAFAAPNKHHFLVDLEPFGLDNPGEVFHAADRPYGLIEATVVREGA
- the uraD gene encoding 2-oxo-4-hydroxy-4-carboxy-5-ureidoimidazoline decarboxylase encodes the protein MRDLDAFNAAGREDARAVLLTCLDAPGWVDRVLAGRPYADLGEVEAALLAASATIDDADLVAALARHPRIGERADADRHDAEHSAREQSGVDHADADLARRLEEGNRAYEQRFGRVFIVRAAGRSGPEILEHLRQRLDNSDELERAATVDQLTQIAVLRLREQLAGTVA
- the uraH gene encoding hydroxyisourate hydrolase produces the protein MASLSTHVLDTSAGRPAAGVRVTLETVDGTVLASAVTDADGRVGELASDVPRGEARIRFATGAWFAAAGVEAFYPEVAVTFAVGADEHYHVPLLLNPYGYSTYRGS